One stretch of Natronobacterium gregoryi SP2 DNA includes these proteins:
- a CDS encoding flavin reductase family protein translates to MQAPTESLEPDERGRIIKSAVTPRPIAWISTTSTDGVDNFAPFTSYNYVSSAEPVVIFNTPDAEGDEQKDTPRNVLETEEFAVNVVTEPLAQRMNTTAASLEADESEFDYAEVERAACETIEPPRVADELGCTVSTASALFWRGARAIDGALDRLQ, encoded by the coding sequence ATGCAGGCACCGACGGAGTCACTCGAGCCCGACGAGCGCGGCCGAATCATCAAGTCCGCGGTCACACCGCGACCGATCGCCTGGATCTCGACGACGAGTACTGACGGCGTCGACAACTTCGCCCCGTTCACCAGCTACAACTACGTCTCCTCGGCGGAGCCGGTCGTGATCTTCAACACGCCCGACGCCGAGGGCGACGAGCAGAAAGACACTCCGCGAAACGTCCTCGAGACCGAGGAGTTCGCCGTCAACGTCGTCACCGAGCCGCTGGCCCAGCGGATGAACACGACCGCCGCCTCGCTCGAGGCAGACGAAAGCGAGTTCGACTACGCCGAGGTCGAGCGGGCGGCGTGTGAGACGATCGAGCCACCGCGGGTCGCCGACGAACTCGGCTGTACGGTCTCGACGGCTTCAGCGTTATTTTGGCGTGGGGCTCGAGCGATCGACGGCGCGCTCGATCGTCTACAGTAG
- a CDS encoding Sjogren's syndrome/scleroderma autoantigen 1 family protein, which produces MSDFDKEAEREKLREKYERDEAERKATQRMSDLLLKGATMTNAHCGTCGDPLFKDDGVTFCPSCHGNPDAVQGTDLEAQPAQEESEDGAAERERHETERVDEHQSRPDDRSQDSAHDRDRSRRTDENETRATSDLPTTRDEVSPAVRTPPAQTGRRDHPQSRETTDRGDDFESARASLQETLERFAAEAAAADDPRYATECLEAAHEAAETLQVLR; this is translated from the coding sequence ATGAGCGACTTCGACAAGGAAGCCGAACGCGAGAAGCTTCGCGAGAAGTACGAACGCGACGAAGCCGAACGGAAGGCGACCCAGCGGATGAGCGACCTCCTGTTGAAGGGCGCGACGATGACCAACGCCCACTGTGGGACCTGTGGCGACCCGCTTTTCAAAGACGACGGCGTCACGTTCTGTCCGAGCTGTCACGGCAACCCAGACGCCGTCCAGGGGACCGACCTCGAGGCCCAGCCAGCCCAAGAGGAGAGCGAAGACGGTGCCGCCGAACGGGAACGCCACGAGACCGAACGAGTCGACGAGCACCAGAGTCGGCCCGACGACCGATCGCAAGACTCGGCTCACGATCGGGACCGCTCCCGCCGAACCGACGAAAACGAGACGCGTGCAACGAGCGACTTGCCGACGACCAGAGACGAGGTTTCTCCTGCCGTCCGTACCCCGCCCGCACAGACCGGCCGACGAGATCACCCCCAGTCACGAGAGACGACAGATCGCGGCGACGACTTCGAGTCCGCCCGCGCCTCGCTTCAGGAGACTCTCGAGCGATTCGCCGCCGAAGCCGCAGCGGCCGACGATCCGCGGTACGCAACAGAGTGCCTCGAGGCTGCCCACGAGGCGGCCGAGACGCTGCAGGTGCTTCGTTGA
- a CDS encoding diacylglycerol/polyprenol kinase family protein — translation MADELKRRLVHASGSGLVALYLLANYLSVGLAWSRFQVLMVVLAVGALALEFVRLRIGLDWWIYEKLTREYEQEKIAGYGLYMISMTVVVLLFEPQIALPAMLMLALGDPISGAVSDNTLKRVKGPKVLGTMFVVSAILASPFLYEHPLAVVGAALGATLADGIKLSIRGYIVDDNLTIPIYASVLAWVVLWLL, via the coding sequence ATGGCCGACGAACTGAAGCGACGACTCGTCCATGCGAGCGGATCGGGACTGGTCGCACTCTATCTGCTCGCGAACTATCTCTCGGTCGGACTCGCCTGGTCGCGGTTCCAGGTTTTGATGGTGGTCCTCGCGGTCGGTGCGCTCGCACTCGAGTTCGTCCGTCTCCGAATCGGACTGGACTGGTGGATCTACGAGAAGCTCACCCGCGAGTACGAACAGGAGAAGATCGCCGGCTACGGGCTCTACATGATCAGCATGACGGTCGTCGTCTTGCTCTTCGAGCCCCAGATCGCGCTGCCGGCGATGTTGATGCTCGCGCTGGGCGATCCGATCAGCGGCGCGGTCTCGGACAACACGCTGAAACGCGTGAAGGGACCGAAAGTGCTCGGTACGATGTTCGTCGTGAGCGCGATCCTGGCTTCCCCGTTCCTCTACGAGCACCCGCTCGCAGTTGTCGGGGCAGCACTGGGGGCGACCCTCGCCGACGGGATCAAACTCTCCATTCGTGGCTACATCGTCGACGACAACCTGACGATCCCCATCTACGCGAGCGTACTGGCCTGGGTCGTCCTGTGGCTACTGTAG
- a CDS encoding ABC transporter substrate-binding protein, translating into MTLEASRRRVLAGIVGGGIAGFAGCAESASRENDTGFTIALSSDPTSTDSYDTWGGMAPYWTRVVEPLVWGTDDMQPKPWLAADWNATDDTTWVFELREGVRFHNGDELTADDVVHSFEEDILTDRGDFVHGWLHLEPGSVTKIDDYTVEFENRDPFPGFPGTIAHNMIDIQPPEADRQAGEIIGTGPFTLEEIENGQYVRVERFDDYWGGKPNPSELTFRAAEDETTRTDLLVSGDVDVIYDPAKSRVSSLRERDDIRLTTQQSSGATSVWINIHRTPTDDVHFRRALNYAISQEEIVETVLEEIGEPARGPISTVVDWAVDSELPTYERDRATARDLVDQSSYDGEELTCLVDNDMDNGRDLAQILQAEFDDIGVTVDIKILERASLQDRTDSGEFHLELGSTGSNSPAADYIMWENFHTRGIENNDLYEADGTGLYNLGGDVDDLIETGYQTHDPDEKYEAYVAAQRQIVDAAVVVPLYYQEDAVAFDATLEGIDLHPIAALVEWHDLARTT; encoded by the coding sequence ATGACGCTCGAGGCCTCTCGCCGACGCGTTCTCGCCGGCATCGTCGGTGGCGGAATCGCCGGGTTCGCAGGCTGTGCGGAGTCTGCCTCCCGAGAGAACGACACGGGGTTCACGATCGCTCTGTCGTCCGACCCCACCTCGACGGACTCGTACGATACGTGGGGAGGAATGGCACCCTACTGGACGCGCGTCGTCGAACCACTGGTCTGGGGAACCGACGACATGCAGCCGAAACCGTGGCTGGCAGCCGACTGGAACGCGACCGACGACACGACGTGGGTGTTCGAACTCCGGGAAGGCGTTCGGTTCCACAACGGCGACGAACTCACCGCCGACGATGTCGTCCACTCCTTCGAGGAGGACATCCTCACCGACCGCGGTGATTTCGTCCACGGCTGGCTCCACCTGGAACCCGGCAGCGTCACGAAAATCGACGACTACACGGTCGAATTCGAAAACCGAGATCCGTTCCCCGGCTTTCCGGGAACGATCGCGCACAACATGATCGACATCCAACCGCCGGAAGCCGACCGGCAAGCAGGCGAGATCATCGGCACCGGGCCGTTCACGCTCGAAGAGATCGAAAACGGCCAGTACGTTCGCGTCGAACGGTTCGACGACTACTGGGGTGGCAAACCGAATCCCAGCGAACTCACGTTTCGGGCAGCCGAGGACGAAACGACCCGCACGGACCTGCTCGTCAGCGGCGACGTCGACGTGATCTACGATCCGGCGAAGAGTCGCGTCTCGTCGCTCCGGGAGCGCGACGACATCCGACTGACAACCCAGCAGTCGTCGGGTGCGACGTCCGTCTGGATCAATATCCATCGAACGCCGACGGACGACGTCCACTTCCGCCGAGCACTCAACTACGCTATTTCGCAGGAAGAAATCGTCGAAACGGTACTTGAGGAGATCGGCGAGCCCGCACGCGGCCCGATATCGACCGTCGTCGACTGGGCCGTCGACTCGGAACTGCCGACCTACGAACGCGACCGAGCGACCGCCCGTGACCTCGTCGACCAATCGTCCTACGACGGGGAGGAGCTGACCTGTCTCGTGGACAACGACATGGACAACGGACGGGACCTCGCCCAGATCCTCCAGGCCGAGTTCGACGACATCGGCGTCACCGTCGATATCAAAATCCTCGAGCGGGCGTCGCTCCAGGACCGAACGGACAGCGGCGAGTTCCACCTCGAGCTCGGCAGTACCGGTTCGAACAGCCCCGCTGCGGACTATATCATGTGGGAGAATTTCCACACGAGGGGGATCGAGAACAACGACCTCTACGAGGCCGACGGGACTGGGCTGTACAACCTCGGCGGCGACGTCGACGACCTGATCGAGACGGGATATCAGACGCACGATCCGGACGAGAAATACGAGGCGTACGTCGCGGCACAGCGACAGATCGTAGACGCCGCCGTCGTCGTCCCACTGTACTACCAGGAAGACGCCGTCGCGTTCGACGCTACTCTCGAGGGAATCGACCTCCATCCGATCGCCGCCCTCGTCGAGTGGCACGATCTTGCGAGAACGACCTGA
- a CDS encoding class I SAM-dependent methyltransferase, translating to METDHRSELQGRERADPLGRAMLAFQRDEPGRLLYRDGSRTQDGRIREFYFQPPEEWRDQTIDLLERLTDREPILDVGCGAGQHALWWQEREVDAVGIDTSPRAVRTARERGLEDAAVMDMFELGVDDRFGAVHCVGTQLGLGGSLAGVETVLESFAHITDDRSVAVVDSYDPTRAEREVFGYRPDLREGLAHRCFHFEFVRDGGKRHERIVGSTLHFLLCSPDRLREAAAETSWQVTLVLREDDASGYYWAMLEQ from the coding sequence ATGGAAACGGATCACCGATCCGAACTGCAGGGACGTGAACGCGCCGATCCACTCGGACGGGCGATGCTCGCCTTCCAGCGCGACGAACCCGGGCGACTGCTGTATCGCGACGGCTCGCGGACCCAGGACGGCCGTATCCGCGAATTCTACTTCCAGCCACCCGAAGAGTGGCGCGACCAGACGATCGACCTCCTCGAGCGCCTGACCGACCGCGAGCCGATCCTCGACGTCGGCTGTGGTGCGGGCCAGCACGCGCTGTGGTGGCAGGAACGCGAGGTCGACGCCGTAGGGATCGACACGAGTCCAAGAGCCGTTCGGACAGCACGCGAGCGTGGCCTCGAGGACGCCGCCGTGATGGACATGTTCGAGCTCGGAGTCGACGACCGATTCGGTGCCGTTCACTGCGTTGGGACACAACTCGGACTCGGCGGTTCGCTCGCGGGGGTCGAGACGGTACTCGAGTCGTTCGCCCACATCACCGACGATCGTTCGGTTGCGGTCGTCGATAGCTACGATCCGACTCGAGCCGAGCGGGAGGTATTCGGCTATCGGCCCGATCTCCGTGAGGGCCTCGCCCACCGGTGCTTTCACTTCGAGTTCGTCCGCGACGGAGGCAAGCGCCACGAACGAATCGTCGGGTCGACGTTGCACTTCCTACTGTGTTCGCCCGATCGGCTCCGCGAAGCAGCAGCTGAAACGTCGTGGCAAGTAACTCTCGTTCTCCGCGAAGACGATGCAAGTGGCTACTACTGGGCCATGCTCGAGCAGTAG
- the nikB gene encoding nickel ABC transporter permease: protein MRHINYLTYRLLTALCVAFGVSVVTYGLVFLTPGDPANVILRQQLDRQPSAAEIEAFRTEHGLEDPVPIQYANWLTDIVRGDFGTSYYSDTPVSTLILEAVPFTLELAVAGMVVALAIAVPTGVLSAVYRGTSIDYASQLGALLGVSMPNFWLGYLLILVFALTLGITPVAGAGSYDRLILPAITLGTGMAAILTRLVRASMLEVLEAGYVDAARSRGLRERIVVYKHALRNALVPVVTVLGLQLGSLLNGAVVVEIVFQRPGLGTLLVDAVFDRNYPVVQGIALFTAVVFVVTNLFVDLAYHYLDPRVALGGETR from the coding sequence ATGAGACACATCAACTACCTCACGTACCGGCTGTTGACGGCGCTTTGCGTGGCGTTTGGCGTCTCGGTCGTCACCTACGGGCTGGTCTTTCTCACGCCCGGCGATCCGGCGAACGTGATCCTCAGACAGCAACTCGATCGACAGCCGTCCGCAGCCGAAATCGAAGCGTTTCGGACGGAACACGGCCTCGAAGATCCGGTTCCAATCCAGTACGCAAACTGGCTCACCGACATCGTCCGCGGCGATTTCGGCACGTCCTACTACAGCGACACGCCCGTTTCGACGCTCATTCTCGAGGCGGTACCGTTCACCCTCGAGTTGGCCGTTGCTGGGATGGTCGTCGCACTCGCAATCGCGGTTCCGACCGGCGTCCTCAGTGCCGTCTATCGGGGAACGTCGATCGATTACGCGAGTCAACTCGGCGCGTTGCTCGGCGTTTCGATGCCGAATTTCTGGCTCGGCTACCTGCTTATTCTGGTGTTTGCGCTCACGCTCGGCATCACACCGGTCGCCGGGGCAGGAAGTTACGACCGGCTGATCCTGCCGGCGATCACGCTCGGAACCGGGATGGCGGCCATCCTGACCCGCCTCGTCAGAGCCTCGATGCTCGAAGTGCTCGAGGCGGGGTACGTCGACGCCGCCCGGTCAAGGGGATTACGGGAGCGGATCGTCGTCTACAAACACGCGCTCCGGAACGCGCTCGTTCCCGTCGTGACGGTTCTCGGACTGCAGTTGGGATCGTTGTTGAACGGGGCGGTCGTCGTCGAAATCGTCTTCCAGCGGCCGGGACTCGGAACGCTGCTGGTCGATGCGGTGTTCGACCGTAACTACCCGGTCGTTCAAGGTATTGCCCTCTTTACGGCGGTCGTGTTCGTCGTCACGAACCTGTTCGTCGACCTGGCGTACCACTATCTCGATCCGCGGGTTGCGCTCGGGGGTGAGACGAGATGA
- the nikC gene encoding nickel transporter permease, with the protein MIDGIVSVGRSLQRRYRALCRSRKLAVFFANPLNAAGLVVVATVVVVAIVGPVVAPHDPTSQGLANRLQGPSLAHPLGTDQLGRDVFSRLLYGARLSLGIAVAVTAIRLVLGSAIGLVAGYVGGWVDEFLMRLVDVQLAFPGLVLALVIAGILGPSLRNVMIALAVVGWGSYARIVRGSVLSMREREFIDAAQLMGVSRPRIAVRHLLPNVVSPVVVLATMNLGTVILGTAGLSFIGLGAQPPTPEWGTMLSAGRHHLRDAWWIANAPGAAIMLTVLGFNLLGDGLRDVLDPKHDATLEKPT; encoded by the coding sequence ATGATCGACGGAATCGTCTCGGTCGGACGAAGCCTTCAGCGGCGGTACCGTGCGCTGTGCCGTTCGCGGAAACTGGCCGTGTTTTTCGCAAATCCGCTCAACGCTGCGGGTCTCGTGGTCGTCGCGACGGTGGTGGTCGTCGCTATCGTCGGCCCCGTCGTCGCGCCACACGACCCGACGAGTCAGGGGCTGGCAAACCGGTTGCAGGGACCGTCGCTGGCCCATCCACTGGGAACGGATCAACTCGGGCGGGACGTGTTTTCCCGGCTGCTCTACGGTGCTCGCCTGTCGCTCGGGATCGCCGTCGCCGTCACTGCGATCAGGCTCGTCCTGGGCTCGGCAATCGGTCTCGTCGCCGGCTACGTCGGCGGCTGGGTCGACGAGTTCCTGATGCGGCTGGTCGACGTCCAGCTCGCGTTCCCGGGGCTCGTGCTCGCGCTCGTGATCGCGGGGATACTCGGCCCCAGCCTGCGAAACGTGATGATCGCACTCGCGGTCGTCGGCTGGGGGTCTTACGCCCGGATCGTCCGCGGGAGCGTGCTCTCGATGCGAGAACGCGAGTTCATCGACGCAGCACAGCTCATGGGCGTCTCCCGGCCTCGAATCGCAGTTCGACATCTCCTGCCCAACGTCGTCAGCCCGGTCGTCGTCCTCGCTACGATGAATCTGGGCACGGTCATCCTGGGAACCGCCGGCCTCTCGTTTATCGGCCTCGGCGCACAGCCGCCGACCCCGGAGTGGGGGACGATGCTGTCGGCCGGCCGCCACCACCTCCGTGACGCCTGGTGGATCGCGAACGCGCCGGGCGCAGCGATCATGCTCACCGTCCTCGGGTTCAACCTGCTCGG
- a CDS encoding DUF6498-containing protein, whose product MRSPRLLERNDETAGFVPILLANLVPLVGVVALEWDPETLVVIYGVELLLSLLLAGGTALFAQRPPPDRDGVVSASDALLTGKRGTLRPFESLPPIHVRNVPFALGVVVSVTLYAVVFGVIAYIGFQGEWTLESTAVLLSVSVLLVGQFLETRRQYFHGRRYERVSPYAVIETPARQVFALLFALAFVGVTVGLAIGSTAVLVIVVCVKLAVEWSAYRANRTDEDTNRFVDRFVAWFADPEPSDALDPVRAPTTPPETRVRPARTVVLEGLFVALLATAVYTIFFAGVWLFVVLVVVVWTGSVTVFWIGVVATVLLVIAVIAVQYIMYYLEYGTLEYQRRDDHLVAYDRFLAEPQWAVRIDEIRIATIEQDRLFDRLLGTRTIRVTAGWGSGKTDRLLGPVAEPDRVAEAFELPLETIALEPIDRRFAVGSVVMVVAGVLAGTVAFLAPDTLEEFEDGVLAGAFLLLFLASHLWHRAVPDG is encoded by the coding sequence ATGCGGTCCCCGCGACTCCTCGAGCGGAACGACGAGACGGCCGGCTTTGTGCCGATTCTCCTGGCGAACCTCGTTCCACTCGTCGGCGTCGTCGCCCTCGAGTGGGACCCGGAGACGCTCGTCGTGATCTACGGCGTCGAACTCCTGCTGTCGCTGCTGCTGGCGGGTGGAACGGCGCTGTTCGCCCAGCGACCGCCACCGGACCGGGACGGCGTCGTGTCGGCATCGGACGCCCTGCTGACGGGAAAACGGGGGACACTGCGCCCGTTCGAGTCGCTGCCGCCGATCCACGTCCGAAACGTCCCGTTCGCGCTCGGTGTGGTCGTCTCCGTCACACTGTATGCAGTCGTCTTCGGCGTCATCGCATACATCGGTTTCCAGGGAGAGTGGACGCTGGAGTCGACTGCGGTCTTGCTGAGCGTCAGTGTCCTGCTTGTCGGGCAGTTTCTGGAGACGAGACGCCAGTATTTCCACGGGCGACGGTACGAACGAGTTTCTCCCTATGCCGTCATCGAGACGCCCGCAAGACAGGTGTTCGCGTTGCTGTTCGCGCTCGCGTTCGTCGGCGTCACCGTCGGGCTCGCTATCGGATCGACGGCCGTTCTCGTGATCGTCGTGTGTGTGAAACTGGCTGTCGAGTGGTCGGCGTACCGTGCGAACCGCACGGACGAGGACACGAACCGGTTCGTCGATCGATTCGTCGCCTGGTTCGCCGACCCGGAACCGAGTGACGCTCTCGACCCCGTCCGGGCACCGACGACGCCGCCGGAGACAAGAGTTCGACCGGCACGGACTGTCGTTCTCGAGGGGCTGTTCGTCGCGCTCCTGGCGACGGCAGTTTACACCATCTTCTTCGCCGGCGTCTGGTTGTTCGTCGTCCTCGTCGTCGTGGTCTGGACCGGGTCCGTGACGGTCTTCTGGATCGGCGTCGTCGCGACCGTTCTGCTAGTGATCGCGGTGATCGCAGTCCAGTATATCATGTACTACCTCGAGTACGGCACGCTCGAGTACCAGCGTCGCGACGACCACCTCGTCGCGTACGACCGCTTTCTCGCGGAGCCACAGTGGGCGGTTCGGATCGACGAGATACGGATCGCAACGATCGAACAGGATCGCCTCTTCGACCGGCTCCTCGGAACGCGAACGATCCGGGTGACAGCGGGCTGGGGCTCGGGTAAGACTGACCGACTGCTCGGCCCGGTCGCCGAACCTGACCGTGTCGCCGAAGCGTTCGAGTTACCTCTCGAGACGATCGCACTCGAGCCGATCGATCGCCGGTTCGCAGTTGGTTCGGTCGTGATGGTGGTTGCGGGCGTCCTCGCCGGCACCGTCGCGTTTCTCGCCCCCGATACGCTGGAGGAGTTCGAAGACGGCGTCCTGGCCGGGGCGTTTCTTCTGTTGTTTCTTGCGTCACATCTCTGGCATCGGGCGGTTCCCGATGGGTGA
- a CDS encoding TIGR00725 family protein, with amino-acid sequence MNERISVIGGGTITDEQRERAVAVGRELGARGHTVVCGGRGGTMEAVCRGATDEGGETIGILPGDRREAANDYVDTAIVTGLGHARNALVPLNGDAVIALAGGVGTLTEVGFAGIYDRPIVGLETHDVSERAFGVSVEPVETPEAAVDAVERALE; translated from the coding sequence ATGAACGAGCGGATTAGCGTCATCGGCGGCGGTACGATTACCGACGAACAGCGTGAGCGCGCAGTTGCGGTCGGCCGTGAGCTCGGCGCGCGTGGACACACGGTCGTCTGTGGCGGCCGCGGCGGGACGATGGAAGCCGTCTGTCGCGGTGCCACCGACGAAGGTGGCGAGACGATCGGTATTCTGCCGGGCGACCGCCGCGAGGCCGCCAACGACTACGTCGATACCGCCATCGTGACCGGACTCGGCCACGCGAGGAACGCGCTCGTTCCTCTCAACGGCGACGCGGTCATCGCGCTCGCCGGCGGCGTCGGCACGCTCACCGAGGTCGGCTTCGCAGGGATCTACGATCGGCCTATCGTCGGCCTCGAGACCCACGACGTTTCCGAGCGAGCGTTCGGCGTTTCCGTCGAACCCGTCGAGACGCCCGAAGCCGCAGTCGACGCAGTCGAGCGAGCGCTCGAGTGA
- a CDS encoding GNAT family N-acetyltransferase translates to MSDSEETRTDPYAIRKRLPEPETFARLREAAGMTPRSFEGIERGLPHSLYGVVAVHEPTDEVVGMGRIVGDDGTVYHISDMAVHPDHQRQGLGTRIMEHLEAYVEETAPPNAYVNLLADVDGFYEQFGYEETRPASKGMYRRTE, encoded by the coding sequence ATGAGCGACAGTGAGGAGACGCGAACGGACCCGTACGCGATTCGCAAACGCCTTCCCGAGCCGGAGACGTTCGCTCGCCTGCGCGAGGCCGCCGGGATGACACCCCGGTCGTTCGAGGGGATCGAACGCGGCCTTCCGCACTCGCTGTACGGCGTCGTCGCGGTCCACGAGCCGACCGACGAGGTCGTCGGGATGGGACGGATCGTCGGTGACGACGGCACTGTCTACCACATCTCAGACATGGCCGTCCACCCGGACCACCAGCGTCAGGGGCTTGGAACGCGGATCATGGAGCACCTCGAGGCGTACGTCGAGGAGACGGCACCGCCGAACGCCTACGTGAACCTGCTGGCGGACGTCGACGGCTTCTACGAGCAGTTCGGTTACGAGGAGACCCGTCCCGCCTCGAAGGGGATGTACCGCCGGACAGAGTGA
- a CDS encoding DEAD/DEAH box helicase encodes MAGTDEDIPSIEHPLLEPDFLERRLYQLKLAGTAADHHTLVCLPTGLGKTTVSLLVTARRLEEVGGKSLMLAPTKPLVQQHADFYREALQIPDEQIVVFTGDVSPEDRAATWEEATVVMATPQVIENDLVGSRVSLADVTHCTFDECHRATGDYAYNYIAERYHADAKQPLVTGMSASPGGDEETILEVCENLGIEEVEVMTEEDADVSEFTHDTDVEWERIDLPEEVLEIRDALNDVIKDRLEKLKEMGIADSTQPDQSQKELNAMRAELQKLINNDQSEGFEGMSIHAEVMKLRQAVTLVETQSVEAVRRYFDRQRNQARSSGASKASQRLVSDPRVREAMRKGEEFDQLHPKYRKTRMILAETLGLEDGERVIVFTESRDTAEALTDFLSESFEAKRFVGQGDREGSDGMTQNEQQEVLDDFRAGEFEVLISTSVAEEGLDVPEVDLVLFYEPVPTAIRSIQRKGRTGRQSEGRVVVLMAEDTRDEAYFWISRRREQEMEDELRELKGMADELEEELDDSQQSLADFESGAEVNDDGDDPGAVPDSSSGSEGVADPGLQEFDEGVDADDPAVETHEPSTADDGIEVVADQREMDANIARDLSKRDGIEVRLETLEVGDYVLSDRVIVERKSVADFVDSLVGGDRSMFEQVGAMARHYSRPIVIVEGEGLYEQRDIHPNAVRGALSSLAVDFDASVLRTESEERTTELLAVIAGREQETSDREVSVHGEKQSKTLAEQQEYVVSSIAEIGPVTARSLLEEFGTVEAVMIASEDELQGANGVGQVTAERMREVIGSEYTGST; translated from the coding sequence ATGGCAGGGACGGACGAGGATATCCCCTCGATCGAGCATCCGCTTCTCGAGCCCGACTTTCTCGAGCGGCGGCTCTACCAGTTGAAACTCGCGGGTACGGCCGCGGACCACCACACGCTCGTCTGTCTCCCCACGGGACTGGGGAAGACGACAGTGAGCCTGCTCGTGACCGCCCGCAGACTCGAGGAGGTCGGCGGGAAGTCGCTGATGCTCGCGCCGACGAAGCCGCTCGTCCAGCAACACGCGGACTTCTACCGGGAGGCTCTCCAGATCCCCGACGAACAGATCGTCGTCTTCACGGGCGATGTCAGCCCCGAGGACCGCGCCGCGACCTGGGAGGAAGCGACGGTCGTGATGGCGACGCCGCAGGTGATCGAGAACGACCTCGTCGGCTCGCGGGTCTCGCTTGCCGACGTCACTCACTGCACCTTCGACGAGTGTCACCGCGCGACCGGCGACTACGCCTACAACTACATTGCCGAACGCTACCACGCCGACGCGAAACAGCCACTCGTGACGGGGATGTCCGCCTCGCCTGGCGGCGACGAGGAAACCATTCTCGAGGTCTGTGAGAACCTGGGTATCGAGGAAGTCGAGGTGATGACCGAGGAGGACGCCGACGTCTCGGAGTTCACCCACGACACCGACGTCGAGTGGGAGCGAATCGACCTCCCCGAGGAGGTACTCGAGATCCGCGACGCCTTGAACGACGTGATCAAGGATCGCCTCGAGAAATTAAAGGAGATGGGTATCGCGGACTCGACTCAGCCCGATCAGTCCCAGAAGGAACTGAACGCGATGCGGGCCGAACTCCAGAAACTGATCAACAACGACCAGTCGGAGGGGTTCGAGGGGATGTCCATTCACGCGGAGGTGATGAAGCTCCGCCAGGCGGTGACGCTCGTCGAGACACAAAGCGTCGAGGCAGTCCGGCGGTACTTCGACCGCCAGCGCAACCAGGCCCGTTCGTCGGGGGCTTCGAAGGCTAGCCAGCGACTCGTCTCGGACCCCCGCGTCCGCGAGGCGATGCGCAAGGGCGAGGAGTTCGACCAGTTGCACCCGAAGTACCGCAAGACCCGAATGATACTCGCGGAGACACTCGGCCTCGAGGACGGCGAGCGCGTGATCGTCTTCACGGAGTCTCGCGACACGGCAGAGGCACTGACGGACTTCCTGAGCGAGAGTTTCGAAGCCAAACGGTTTGTCGGCCAGGGTGACCGTGAAGGGAGCGATGGAATGACCCAAAACGAGCAACAGGAGGTTCTCGACGACTTCCGCGCCGGCGAGTTCGAAGTGCTCATCTCCACGTCGGTCGCCGAAGAGGGACTGGACGTGCCGGAAGTCGACCTCGTCCTCTTCTACGAACCCGTCCCCACCGCGATCCGGTCGATCCAGCGCAAAGGACGGACGGGACGCCAGTCGGAAGGACGGGTCGTCGTCCTCATGGCCGAAGATACCCGTGACGAGGCCTACTTCTGGATCTCCCGCCGGCGCGAACAGGAGATGGAAGACGAACTCCGCGAGCTCAAGGGAATGGCCGACGAACTCGAGGAGGAACTGGACGACTCCCAGCAGTCACTGGCCGACTTCGAGAGCGGAGCGGAAGTGAACGACGACGGCGACGATCCCGGCGCTGTCCCCGACTCTTCCAGCGGAAGCGAAGGGGTAGCCGATCCCGGCCTGCAGGAGTTCGACGAAGGCGTCGATGCCGACGACCCTGCCGTCGAAACCCACGAGCCCTCCACGGCGGACGACGGAATCGAGGTCGTCGCCGACCAGCGCGAGATGGACGCGAACATTGCGCGCGACCTCTCGAAACGCGACGGGATCGAGGTGCGACTCGAGACACTCGAGGTCGGCGACTACGTCCTCTCCGATCGAGTGATCGTTGAGCGCAAGTCCGTCGCGGACTTCGTCGACTCGCTGGTCGGCGGCGACCGATCGATGTTCGAACAGGTCGGTGCGATGGCGCGTCACTACTCCCGGCCGATCGTGATCGTCGAGGGCGAGGGGCTGTACGAACAGCGGGACATCCACCCGAACGCCGTCCGGGGCGCGCTCTCGAGTCTCGCGGTCGATTTCGACGCGAGCGTCCTGCGAACGGAAAGCGAAGAGCGGACGACAGAACTGCTTGCCGTGATCGCGGGCCGCGAACAAGAGACCAGCGACCGCGAAGTGTCGGTCCACGGCGAGAAACAGTCGAAAACGCTGGCCGAACAGCAGGAGTACGTCGTCTCCTCGATTGCCGAAATCGGGCCCGTCACCGCGCGATCGCTGCTCGAGGAGTTTGGCACCGTCGAAGCCGTGATGATCGCCAGCGAGGACGAACTACAGGGGGCAAACGGCGTCGGCCAGGTGACTGCCGAACGGATGCGAGAAGTGATCGGGAGTGAGTACACCGGCTCGACGTAG